The genomic interval TTGCGGCTATTCATGACTTCTTCCACACGAGTGCCCTACGGCTGAAGGGTAAGCGCGCTGAAGATGTGCTTGCATCTTTTCATTGTTTCCTCGAGCGCCTTCTCATCCAGAACATGACGACCATTTTACAGCAGTATTCGGGCCTTCCGGGATCACGCAATTTGTGTATCGCTGGTGGCTGCGCTCTTAATATCAAATGGAACAGCGCATTGCGTGCCTCCGGTCTGTTCGATGCCGTCTGGGTGCCGCCCTTTCCGAATGACAGCGGGGCGGCAATTGGTGCCGCTTGCTCCGCCATCGCTGTGGATAGCGGCTTCGGTCCGCTGGATTGGTCGATCTACAGTGGGCCAGCCCTTCAGTGCGGTGATGTGCCGCCTGAATGGGAGGCTACACCGTGTAGCATGCGTGAACTTGCTATTATCCTTGCGAGCAACAAGCCGGTGGTGTTTCTTGCCGGCCGCGCCGAGCTAGGACCACGGGCATTGGGTGGCAGAAGCATTCTTGCAGCCGCAACATCGGGGGGAATGAAGGACTCTCTCAACGATATCAAACATCGCGAACACTTCCGGCCAGTGGCGCCGATATGCCTTGAGGATCGGGCGCCCTCTATTTTCAGCCCAGGAACGCCGGATCCTTACATGTTGTTCGATCACGAGACGCGGTCAGAATGGCGGGACAAAGTGCCCGCTGTTGTACACCTTGACGGATCTGCCCGACTGCAGACCATTCCCAGAACTTCCGACCACGAGGTCGCAGAACTTCTTGTCGAATATGAGAAACTCACGAGCATTCCCCTGCTTTGCAATACGAGCGCCAATCAACATGGACGCGGCTTCTTCCCGGATGTGGCATCAGCCTGCCGGTGGGGACGCGTTGAACACATATGGTCGGGCGGCCTGCTGTGGACCAAAAGGACTCAGAACTGAGCTATTGCTGGTCAACCGTTTTTCGATAATGAACGTAAGTCTAGTCGAGCGATCAACCTTGAGGAGTGTACGGGTCGCAACGTTTACTCGTCACCCAACTCCCCACATACGCACGCCCGCCTTGTGCCCTATTCTCGGGTTTCTCGCGTCCTAGACGGTCACGAGCCCCGCAATTTGCGGATTCCGACGAACTCCCGCAGCCATTCCGATATGAACTCGTCCGGGGATTCCGAGATAATGTCGCCCGCCTTACTCGCGGCGCTGGCCGATGCAGGCCTGTTTCGACTGTGGCTATGAACGCGCACTCATCTTCAGCGAGCTGCACGATGGTATTCGCTTTGTCCAGCTCGTGGCAGCTGTAGAGGCGCTCGCCGTTTTGCCGCGAAGAAAATCTGACGGACACGCGCGGCGATGCGCCTTGGTGACTGCGCACGCGCTCTACAAATGATTGATGTTCAATGCGCGTACATGGTTTGCAAAGCCGTTGTACATGGAGACGGTCCGGACACCGAAGATGCAATCTCGCTATCGGCTGGAACGAAAATGGGCCCACGATTTATCAAGGCTTTCTTCGTCTGCACGCCAGAGGCGCTACCGCCCTACCCATGTACGTCACATCCGGCGGGCTCGACCGGCATATCGAAAGCTATTTCTGGTTTCCGGATGATGCATGGTGAGGAGCGATACTCGAGCTCGTATTCACGATCTTAAGAATATTGCGCCCGGCGTCACCCGCCCGAAACTCAACTGACGGGCTGGTACACTCTGGGAAACCACCGATCGACGACGGCAGTCGGGAGTCCGAGCTTCACGGGCGAGCGCGTCGTGCGTGAAACCAGGTAGCCCTTTTCAATAGTGTGTTGAGGACAGTTCGTGCCTGGCGTTCTTCGTATCCCGTGAGGGCAGGGGCACTACCTCGCGCGTACTCACCGGCCATCACAGCTTCACGCAACAAAGGCCAAGAACCCTTAGGAAGCCGCCTTGCGCGCGTTTCTTCTTCAGTCCAAATCTCCATGCGTCTGAGCAGTTCTTCCGGATCTAAGAGCCCGGCCATGAAGTCGATTTGATCGACGCACGTGGTCAGAAAGAAGGTACAGAAACCGATAAGCCCCGCCATCGTGAGGTTGCCACGACCATCAAGGTCGCCGCAACGCGGTTCGTCTGCTGCTTGCAGGTTGGCCTTGTAATCGGCGACGCGTCGCGCAAGTCCTCGCGAAACGGCCCTAAGCTCGGAGCCGACATCCAACTCTCGTAAGAGCGCGTGCGAGAACAGCCGCGTCACGCGGCCGTTGCCGTCCAGAAACGGGTGAATCCAGGCCAGCCGATGGTGTGATGCGGCGACACCGATAATCTTACGCAGCTTGGAAAGGTGCTTCGCTGAGTAGCCCTTGGCAAACCGCTTTAAGAATGCAGGAAGGTCTGCCGGCGAGGGAGGTATATGGAATCCTAGCCAATGCCAAGCGTTTCGACCCGCGCTTGCGCCGCGCGAGAACCTTCTGCGTCCTGCGCGCCCTCCTGTCGAGAAGTCGCAACCGCTCAACTGGGACCGACGCCAACTCGCCGTTCGAAAGCGTAATGCTGTTCGCTACACCACGATCAATGCCAACCGCCGGGCGGATGTTGGTCGGCGCTTCGTGCTCGATCTCGCAGGCGAACGACACGCAACGAGCCGACGAAGTAGGACGGCGACCACAACGCGGCGTCGCGGCCGCGCATGTGCACTTCAGGCCGCCATTCGCTGCGGAGGTGCCCCGCTATCAATCATCGCCGAGTACGTTCAGTCCCAAAGGCAACTGCGGCGCCCGGCGATGCCTTCAACCTCCGGCGCTGCCGGAGCCGCTATCCCTCCCCGGCCTGAAGACTGGGGCATCTCGCGGACGATTAGGTGAATCGGCTTGGGGTCCGGACGCCGATCGGCGCCGTAAGCCACTGCTTCTTCTCGTGCCAGTCAATACAACAACTGGCGTCGATCCACACGTGCTGAAACGACGACGTGTTGGTAGGGCCAAGCCGTCCCCGTGCGAGTCGTGAACAGGGCCGAGTCCTCGCCCGCCAGCATCGGCAGCTCCCGGCGGCGCTCATATGGGCAGCCAACTCCTGCGCGAGCTTAGGGCCGGTCGGGACGAGCCGCATCTTGAAGAATTTGGTCTTACGCGCGGTGATGACGCGTTCTCGTCCCTAGTGCCTGGGCAAACTGGACCAATGTTGCAAGGGCCTCTTCCTCGGCACAACGTTCGACAGCCAGACGAGCAATAGCCCGCCGCTCGGGTACAAGTAGCATAAGCCCGTCATTGAGCGCGGGCTCAAACCGGTTCGCAGTACTGACCGCCCTCCATACGTGCGGTTCAGCCGGCCAATCTGATCTCCGGTCAGGTCGTGCCGGACCGTCTCAGTCGAAACGCCCAAGCGTCTCGGCCAATTGGTTCACCCGCAGCGTAGGGTCAGCCTCCAGCCCGGACAAATCTCGGGGTCAGGGCGCAGTTCCTTCCCGGACTTGGCGGCTCTCATCTGAAATCTCCACTCTGAGTTGCGTGAGGCGACAAAATCGCAAAAGACGCTACATCGGTAAGTCAAAATGACCGACATGCGACATTTTCGTGTTGCATATCTAACATATTGATGCAAACCATACGCCGTGTAGGAAACCATACGCCGTGTAGTGAGGTGCGTCTTGTTCGACTGCGGAGTCATCAAATTCAGTTGGAGGGCTGAGCTGCTCCACAAGGCCATTGTCCATTGGAGGTCGGGCGAAGCCCGATTCTGCGACGATGCAGGTATCAATCCGTTGATTGATCGCCGGGAAGGTTCTTCCCGTACGACATGTCCGGGCGGAGCTCGATCGGTCTTCAACGATCTGCGCTGGGGGCTAGTCCCCTTCGCCATGGCCGCCTCGTCGCCGCACGACGCTCGAACTCTCCAAAAAAGCCTCCTCCCGCATGATGCCTGTCAGATGACGTCGAAAACTTCCGTCGCGGGAGATCGGCTTGCGTCGCAAGACCCAAACGAAAAGGGATGACGAGATGTCCGAAGCCGCGACG from Bradyrhizobium arachidis carries:
- the nodU gene encoding nodulation protein NodU, encoding MRICGIKLGHDGAIAIVEGGQLVFCVEQEKRANNPRYQAIDNFDAIVVDLAEHGLDPRDVDLFVVDGAWWRDGLRLRSGTELVSLEWASYVECHPEGLLASHGGVGLILDGRSFSYRSYPHVTGHLAAAFCTSPFAKAGQGAFTLIWDGIIFPRLYYVDPRGARFIECLFPLIGQVYATAADYFGPYTNRSSWDDLGVAGKLMAYIALGSADEEIIAVFRGLYEERLELGLQHARNYHAESSVDTSLAAIHDFFHTSALRLKGKRAEDVLASFHCFLERLLIQNMTTILQQYSGLPGSRNLCIAGGCALNIKWNSALRASGLFDAVWVPPFPNDSGAAIGAACSAIAVDSGFGPLDWSIYSGPALQCGDVPPEWEATPCSMRELAIILASNKPVVFLAGRAELGPRALGGRSILAAATSGGMKDSLNDIKHREHFRPVAPICLEDRAPSIFSPGTPDPYMLFDHETRSEWRDKVPAVVHLDGSARLQTIPRTSDHEVAELLVEYEKLTSIPLLCNTSANQHGRGFFPDVASACRWGRVEHIWSGGLLWTKRTQN